The Trypanosoma brucei brucei TREU927 chromosome 9, whole genome shotgun sequence genome includes a window with the following:
- a CDS encoding hypothetical protein, unlikely (GPI-Anchor Signal predicted for Tb09.160.5210 by DGPI v2.04 with cleavage site probability 3.7410002 near 117) yields MFPLQQLLALLPLYFRLVTIFKILRVIESRTSFLFFIALFFNCLTSIQELPLRCGWCVRGWRTTRRPPLVAARRKVVILVLKKLLKRGEGERVEKVRMSGDVMCGFRLQMGGRKFNSSAFYIMVLGTLCVYLPSDGSLTWKAL; encoded by the coding sequence ATGTTTCCTTTACAACAACTACTCGCTTTACTACCTCTCTACTTTCGCTTGGTaacaatttttaaaattttacgTGTAATTGAATCTCGcacatctttccttttttttatcgcACTTTTCTTCAACTGTCTCACGTCTATACAGGAATTACCGTTGCGTTGCGGTTGGTGTGTGCGTGGGTGGCGGACTACTCGCCGCCCTCCATTAGTCGCTGCGAGAAGAAAAGTTGTTATTTTAGTTCTAAAGAAACTTTTGAAAAGGGGTGAGGGCGAAAGAGTAGAGAAAGTGCGGATGAGCGGGGATGTGATGTGTGGGTTTAGACTGCAAATGGGCGGAAGGAAGTTTAATTCAAGTGCATTTTATATTATGGTGTTGGGTACGTTGTGTGTGTACCTCCCCTCGGATGGGTCGTTAACTTGGAAAGCGCTCTAA